The following proteins are encoded in a genomic region of Alnus glutinosa chromosome 8, dhAlnGlut1.1, whole genome shotgun sequence:
- the LOC133875673 gene encoding transcription termination factor MTERF2, chloroplastic-like, producing MLRLICIKLPKQLKHKASSLTHGHFFSTSSVKPIAELPNSKDPQSLTVSFLQNSCGLSLESAISASQKLNIENLKNPNSVLDLLRTHGLTQTHIRKLISSRPRLLLADLDNILKPNMELFESLGISSTSLAKMLSNANNPRVLESDAYTVVEFFRAHGFRNEQISTLTVKRPLLYLFNAQKILKPKLDFFKSLGFSDLEIAKLLSTQPSILARSLEKQIIPCVQELRKIRGTDENVLKAIKAGYGILEANVEKVLKPKMSMLISRGVPQSLALKMFFLGPTSLLMSTYRFSEIVSEVMKLGFDPNILQFIVAIRSLAMSKTLWERKVEAYKSFGLSKDEIYSALKRQPLFMRVSEKKIQKSMGFFVNKLKMKPSLISKNPILIRYSLEKRIIPRCSVLQLLISKRLIKEDTSIFHVFGMNENEFVEKLVSKYQNEVPDVVRAHQGKIEFQGFPVDLKLWVL from the coding sequence ATGCTTCGTTTAATTTGCATAAAACTGCCCAAACAATTGAAGCACAAAGCTTCATCCCTTACCCATGGCCACTTCTTCTCAACCTCCTCTGTCAAACCCATCGCAGAACTCCCTAATTCCAAGGACCCACAATCTCTTACAGTCTCCTTCCTCCAAAACTCATGTGGGTTGTCCTTGGAATCAGCCATTTCAGCTTCCCAGAAGCTCAACATTGAGAACCTAAAGAACCCCAACTCAGTTCTTGACCTGTTGAGAACTCACGGTTTAACTCAGACCCACATCAGAAAGTTAATTAGCAGTCGTCCACGATTGCTATTGGCTGATTTAGACAATATCCTTAAGCCCAACATGGAGTTGTTTGAATCCTTGGGGATTTCTAGCACCAGCCTTGCCAAAATGCTTAGCAACGCCAACAACCCACGTGTGCTTGAAAGTGATGCATACACTGTGGTTGAGTTCTTTAGAGCTCATGGTTTCAGAAATGAGCAAATATCAACTTTGACCGTGAAGCGTCCACTTTTGTATTTATTCAATGCACAAAAGATCTTAAAGCCAAAGTTGGATTTTTTCAAATCTTTGGGCTTTTCGGATCTTGAAATTGCAAAGCTTTTATCCACGCAGCCTTCTATTCTAGCAAGGAGCCTCGAAAAGCAAATCATTCCTTGTGTTCAAGAGCTTAGGAAGATTCGTGGCACTGATGAGAATGTATTAAAGGCTATAAAGGCAGGCTACGGGATACTTGAAGCGAATGTAGAAAAAGTGCTCAAGCCCAAAATGTCGATGTTGATAAGCCGTGGTGTGCCCCAGTCATTAGCTTTGAAAATGTTCTTTTTAGGACCAACATCACTGCTCATGTCCACTTATCGGTTTAGTGAGATTGTTAGTGAAGTTATGAAATTGGGTTTTGATCCCAATATTCTGCAATTTATTGTAGCCATCCGTTCCTTAGCAATGAGTAAGACACTGTGGGAGCGAAAGGTGGAAGCTTATAAAAGTTTTGGTTTGTCAAAGGATGAGATCTATTCAGCATTAAAAAGGCAGCCATTGTTTATGCGTGTTTCAGAGAAGAAGATCCAGAAATCGATGGGTTTCTTTGTGAACAAACTGAAGATGAAGCCTTCTCTAATTTCCAAGAATCCTATTCTTATACGGTATAGCTTGGAGAAGAGAATTATTCCGAGGTGCTCAGTTCTGCAACTTTTGATTTCAAAGAGGTTGATCAAGGAAGATActagcatttttcatgtgttCGGAATGAATGAGAATGAATTTGTGGAGAAGTTAGTGAGCAAGTATCAAAATGAGGTCCCTGATGTTGTTAGGGCGCACCAAGGGAAGATAGAATTTCAAGGGTTCCCCGTTGATTTGAAACTGTGGGTATTATGA